The following nucleotide sequence is from uncultured Roseateles sp..
GGACGCGAAGCTGGCCTCAGCTTCGCCCTGGCCCGCCGAAGATTCACCGGCCCCTTGGTAACCAACGCCGAAGGCACTCGAATCGTAATAGCCCTTCACTCGGATCAAGTCGCCAGCGCCATAGCTGATCTTCAAGTCCTGGCCGTCGCGGAGCAGCGTGACGTTGCCCTCGCTGCGCCCAAATTTAAACACGATGGTATTTCGTGATCCATCGGCGCCGCTATCCAAGATCGTGTCTTGCCCGTCGCCCAAGTTGAAAACATACATATCGGCCTGACCACCACCGTCCAACAGGTCTTGGCCTGCCCCACCCTCCACGATGTCGCTGCCGCTAGCCACGCCGGGGCCATCGGCATAAAGCTGGTCGTTGCCTGTACCCCCACGCAGGTAATCGTCGCCGGCACCACCCGTGAGTGTGTCGTCGTCGGCGCCGCCGTCCAGTGTGTCGTCTTGCTCTTGACCGTCCAGCAAGTCCTCGCCGGAGCCGCCCTGCAGAAGATCGCCGTCTGCCCCACCGTACAGCTTGTCCTTGCCGGTGCCGCCGTCCAGGTGGTCCCCACCTTCGTTGCCCCAAAGGATGTCGTCGCCCGCCTCGCCAAAGTTGCGATCGTTGCCGGCGCCGCCATACAAAACGTCGTTTTCGCTGCCACCGTAGAGCAGGTCATCGCCATGATTGCCCCAGAGCGTGTCATTGCCGGCACCGCCCTCGAGCAGGTCTCCGCCCATCGCATTGCGGTCCAGGCTGGCGGGATAGTCATTTCGCCCGAATTCATAGGGAGCATCGCCGACCAGCGCGTCCGCGCCAGAACCGCCCAGCAACACATCGGCGCCCAACCCGCCGACAAGCAGGTCGGCCCCGCTGCCGCCATCCAGCATGTCGCGGCCGTCGCCTCCTGACAAGGAATCCTCGCCGTCGCCCCCAGACAGCTCGTCATTGCCGTCGTAGCCTGTCAGGATGTCATTGCCAAGCTCGCCATACAGCTTGTCGTTGTCGTTGGCACCAAAGATGGCGTCGTCCCCAATGCCGCCCCACAGGTGTGCTCCTGCGCTGTTCGTGCCCGGCGCGAGAATCATCCGCCCGTTGTCGAGCAAGAGCTTGAAACTCTGCGGCGCACCTAGGAGCGAAGGGTTCGGCGCATCGCTCTTGTCGAACCGCGTGCCTTGCCAGACGTTCAAATGGTTTCCCAGTGTCAACGTCGGGCTCAGTACCGGTTCCAGACTCGGCCACGCAGTGCCGTCGAAATAATGCCAAAAGAAGCTCGAAGGAGGGACATTCTCCGTGCCCGGATCGACGGTGAAACTGAAATCGAACGCCGCCAGTTCGGGGTGCGGAATATTGACGCGGGTGAAGTTGCTGTCGTTGGCGTTGTCCGAAGCCTTGACGTAATAGAAGAACTGCGTCGTGGTGTCGACATCCTCTGTCCACAGCCATTCGGCAAATGGATCCCCTTCCGAGAAGAAGATCTTCCGGTCCGGCGTGTCGTGGTTGTCCACACGCGTGCGGTACATGTCGAACTTGTAGCCCGCCCGGATCAGGTCGTTGCCGTCGCCGCCATGCACCACATCCTTGCCGGCGCCGGTCAGGATCAGGTCACTACCATCCCCGCCGTCAAGCCAGTCATCGCCACCGCGCCCATCCAGCAAGTCGTTACCGCTCCCGCCCAGCAGCAGGCTTTGGCCATCACTACCTCGCAAAATGTCGTTACCCTGGCCGCCATCACTGGCATCGCCAATCATGAAGTCCACGTTGTTGTTCTCGGGACGCGCTTGTTGCGCCACAGGTGTGCTCGTGGGCCTCGCGCGATCCTCAGGGTTGCCATTAAGCGCAATGCCAAACTGCCCAGGCGTCCAGTTGCGTAGGTAGAGCGTGCTCTTTGCGTCGCCCGGGTTGCTGATGGTTAGCGTTGTGGTGCCTCCTGCCTCAATCTTGCGAATTTCTAGGCCGGTGGCGCTCACCCAAGCCAACTTGTCGGCGTCATAGGTGGCATCGCTCAGCGCCTGCATCCCGAACTGCAGAATGTTGCTGCCTTCGACGTCTTCAATTAGGTCCGTGCCAAAACCCATGGAGTCGAAGAGGTAGGTGTCGATGCCTTCGCCACCGCGCATGAGGTCGGCGCCGCCGCCCCCTGTGATGACGTCACCGCCGCCGCCTGCTTCGATGAGATCGGCACCATCTTCGAGTCCTGCACCAGCTGGATCAACACCACCATCGCCGTTGATAATGTCAATCTCGTCGCCGCCGCGGAGTGAATCGTTGCCTTTGCCACCCGCCATCGTGTTGTTGGCCTGCTTGCTGCCCAGCAGCACGTCGTTGCCAATGCCACCATCGAGAAAGGTCAGGCCGGTGCCTCCCTTGACCTCAAGGACATCATTGCCTGCCTCGCCTTTAAGCGTGTTGGTGTCGGTGCCGCCTTGATCGAACAGGTAGTCATTGCCGCTGCCGCCCCAGAGCTTGTCAGCGCCTGCGCCGCCGTTGAGGAAGTCGCTACCAGTTTCACCTTGCAATTCGTCGTTGCCAGAACCGCCAAACAAGGCGTCATCCCCGGAGCCTCCAACCAGTATGTCGGCCCCGCTCTCGCCGCGCAGCAGGTCTTGGTCAGTGTTGCCATCGAGGTAGTCGTCGCCTTCACCGCCGCGCAGTGTGTCCCGCCCAGCATCGCCCATCAGTTCGTCATCGCCGCCATTACCCTCGATGTAGTCATCGCCACTGAGGCCGGAGATTTTGTCTTTGCCGCCGCCACCGTATAGGCGGTCATAATCGCCTTCACCTTTGAGGACTTCGTCCTTGCCCGTGCCGAACACAACCTGGTGGTCGTGCAGGCTGACGCCAGAGCCATCAATAGCCAGGGTGAGAGGATCTCCGGCAATTCGATGCTTGTGGTCCACAAAGTCCCAGTTGCCCTTGACCGCGCCGCTGTCCCAGTCTTCGTTGTAGGGCTTGGGGCCGTCAAAGGGTACCAAATCATCGTCATCGGACATGCCGCGATCGAAGCGCACCTTCCACATCAACATAGCGGCGCGGTCCTTGAGGTACTCCTCGGTCATCGCGCCTTCGCCAGTTTCGGGATCGAACAGGTCCAGGCTCCCGTCCAGGTTGTACCCCGCATAGCCCAGGCCCTCGATGGCAAAGGCATTCAGTTCGCGGAGCGCATAGCGCCATGCAATGCTGGTCTTGGCCAAGGCCACGATGTCTTCGCGCGTGTAGCTCAGCTCAAGCGCCTTGCGCGTGACGCTGGCATTCATCTCCAGCGTCATGGCGATCAGATCCGGGGGGGGAGTATCGGTGACCGTCCAGGTTGCGCCAAACACCACGGCTTGTAGCTTCTCCAACGCATCCATGCGACCGTTGTTGTCGCGATCCTTGAGGTACTCAAGTAGGTCTTTGGCAACCTCGGAACCGAAGAATCCGCCCAGCAACGCGGCTCCAATCACGGCAGCGCCGGCAAGCGGGGCACTAATGACCACGCCAACCGCAGCCGCTGCACCGATTGCAATGCCACCGATGGCTGCCCCGATCAACGAACCCACCTCTGAGCCCGCCGCGTCGGCGCCCCATTCGATCATGATGTCCTTGGCGCGATCATGATTCCCGTCCAAGCTAGCGGCCGCGGCACTGCCGCTCGCAACCACAAAGCCCAACACCCCGCCGACGAAGCCAATCTTGTTCAAAGCTTTGGCGAGTCCGCTGCGCGCAAGGGTATCGCCCGCTTGCCGCATGGCCTTCTGGCCTGCCAAGAAGCGTGCCTTCAGGTCGTCGGGCAGTGTTCCGATATGCTCTTCGAATGCCCCAAACTTGTTGGGGTCCTTCAAAGCTGCCACAAGATCGTCGATCGTGAAACTCTTATAAGCCGACAGCGATGTAGAACGAACAAAGCTGAGAGATGTTTGAGCTTCAGCCATCGCCAGCATGGCATTGCGAGCCGCACTGGCGTCCGGTATGCCTCGCAGGTGAGCGGCCTCGACACCGTCCACCTTGAAGCTACCGCCTCGTGCAAGCACCGAGGGCAACTCGGTTTGCATCAACACACTCTCACTGTCAACGGCTGACGCAAGGATGCGGAAATCTCCAGTGGCCTGTTCAACAAAGTTCTTCGACGCGACGTCCCAGAGCGAAAGACGGGTCGCGTCGTATGGAAGGCGCACCGAGCCCGTAGCGTTCTTGTTGGACCAAATGCGGTTACCTTCGGCGGCCACAAGGTTCGCGCGCTCAGACACTGGCAAGTCCGCAAAACCCGGAATCCGAGTAGCAAGATCCGCATTGATTGCTGCGGTGACCTTTGCTTTGAACTCTGATTTCGCGAATAGCCGCCCGACATCACTGTCGTCAACCCGAACCAAGTCGCTGGACCCAGTCGGAGCCAAGGCGCGGGCTAACTCAAAAGCAGCCTCGCCGTTTACCGTCCCCGCGTACAACAATGAGGTTGCGCCCGGCGCAGCCGTGGCGACGCGGGCAGATGTGTTGCGCGCGAGGTCAATCAGCTCAGCAAGCGTGTTTCGATTGGCCAGCTCGGCAAGCGCTTGGTCGAAGGAATAGCTCATTTCTTGTTCCCTGTTCTGTCTTCGAATTGCGCGTTTGGCACTGCAAAAACGCTCTCCTCATCGGTCACGCCATCGATCTCCACACCTGCCATCTTGAAAATCTCGCGGATGCGGTTCTTGACCTCTTCCATTCGGTCAAGAAGGCTCGGCGACACATAGAGGAATGAGTACAGGCAGTAGCCCTCGTTGCGAATCAGCGCGACCCCCCCGGGCATGCCAAAGAGGTATCGGTAGGCCGCATCCAGCCTGACGCCAGGCAGGTGCGTCAGGAACACGCCAGTTTGCTCATCCACGGCCCAGTTGGAACCATGCATGCACTGCATCCAGTTCTGCCTATCTTTGGTAATTCGGCCAATGGCGTCCTTCTCCTCCTCCGGGTAGACGCGATCAAGGTCTTCATACTTAAGTGGCTTGATTTCGTAGCTCATATTTGCTTCTCCCTATTCAGCTCGGCAGATTGAAGTGAACACCGTGACTTCCAACGCCAAAGTAGATCCAGTCTCTGTTTCATTTCCTAAACGCCCCTTCCATAAGTCCAGCCGCAGCCCAATTCGCATCCAGCGACCTTGCTTCACATCGCGGTGAATTGATGACCTCGGCCAGTCCGCAGCCGGTTGAGCCGAACTCAGCTTTCTCAGCATTCGTCGACCTCCCGGATATCTCGCTGCACAGCCTCTCTCCGTTCCTGCGGCGCGCCAAGCGCGATTCGAGGCAGGGTTCTGTGGCAACCCTGGGCAGCACCAATTCCGCGAAGCTTTGTAGTCCGCGCTGCCTGCTGAAGTTGTGCTTCGCCTGCTTCGCGGCGGCCAAGCGCGTTTCCGCAAACCTTGCGGGGTCACTAATTGCCTGCACTGCACTTTCGGCGATGGCCCTCTGGTCGGCGAAATTGACCAACCTGCCGCTCTCTGCATCCTTCAACACCTCCCGCACCGGCGCCGTATTCGACCCAATCACCAGGCACCCCGAAGCCATTGCCTCCAGCATCGACCAACTGAGCACGAACGGATAGGTCAGGTACACGTGAGTAGCAGAGACCTGCAGGATTCTCTTGTAGTCCGCATAGGGCAATTTTCCGAGGAAATGTGTACGGGTTGGGTCAAGACTTGACGCAACTTCCTTGAGCATTCTGTCGCGCCAGTGGGCCGCATCCTTCGGCTTGTTGCCGTAGCTCACGTCGTCCCCACCAACGATCACCGTGTGGCACTGCTTGTGCTCAGCCTGGATCTTCGGCAACGCCCGCATGAAGCTGTGGAAGCCTCGGTACGGCTCCAGGTTTCTGGCCACATAGGTGATAACCGGGTCGCCTGCCTTGAGCACATGGCCACCGGGCAGCCTGAACTGTGCCGATGGGTCTGGCCCCAGGTTGTCGGTATCAATGCCTTCGTGAGCAATGGTGATCTTGCTTTGATAGACCGTGGGGTGCTGAGCCTTCTGCCAATGGGTTGGGCTGATCGCCGCGTCGCAGTTCTCAAGGTTCAACAGGTGCAACGCATTCCAGCTGCGGATGCGGGTTAGGTCATCGAAAGTCACCGGGAACTCCGGGTCAAACCCTATGTCCGCACCGTGGCTGTTGTAGAACCACTCGGCGAAGTGCACCAGGCGAGTGTCCGGAAACACGTCCTTTGCGTACAGCGTCTCGCCCCAACCGGGATGCGCAAGGATCACATCCGGCGTGAAGCCTTTAGTCTTCAGGTCGAGCAGGATGCGAGCCACGGCTTGGCCATGAAGAACCGCGTCTTCCATCTTGCGCAGATAGTGATGCTGGCCTTTGTTGACGCCGCGATGCGGCTTGTATTTCAGGCATTGAACGCCGGGCAAGCCGGGTGCGGTGTCGCGACCTATGCCCAGCACTTGCCAGCCGGGCTGCTGGCTCCAAGCCTGCGCCACGTGCCGAAATTGGCCAGGAAAATTTTGGTGAATGATCAGAATTCGCATGGTTCGGGCTGCCGGTTCAACGCTCTTTGAGGCTTTCGCCCAGATGCTTCTGCACTGGATTCAACAGGTACTCGATGACCCGCCGCTTGCCCGTCTTGATCTCGGCCGTGAGGTTCATGCCGGGAGTCAACTTGATGGTCTTGCCGTCGACATTGATGCTCGTTTGCTGCAGCGACAAGACGGCTGGGAAGATCGCCCCGCGCTTCTCGTCGTTGACGGCATCGGCACTGATCGTGACGACCTCTGCATGCACGGTGCCGTAGCGGGTGAACGGAAAGGTCTCGAGCTTGATTTCGACTTCTTGTCCTGCGCTCACGAAGCCAACGTCCTTGTTGTCGATGGTCACCTCGGCGGTGACCGCGGCGTCGTCGGGCACCACTACCAGGAGCACCTGCGCGGGGGTCACCACTCCGCCAGCCGTGTGGATCGCCAACTGCTGCACCGTGCCGGCCACGGGTGCCCGCAGTTCAGTGAGCGCGCTGCGTTGCTTGGCCTTAACAGCTTCCTCCCCCAACTGGCCACTCTTGAGTTCGCTTTGTGCCAGGCGGTCGCGAAGATTGCGCAACATTTCGGCGCGATAAGCACTGCGGGCAAATTCGCTTTCGCTCAACGCAGCCTGCGCCTCCCTGGCTCTTGCCTGGGCTGTGGCCTGGTCGCGCTCCATCTCAATGCGCTCCCGGGTGCGATCCTGCCCCGCGTGGCCGGCCACATAGCCCTGGTCGCTCAGCGCCTTGTAGTCCGTCTCGCGCTGACGCGCTAAGGGCAAGGTGCTGTCGAGCTTATTGAGCAACTGCGCGGCGGTGGCGATCTCGGCTTTGCGTCGTGCAATCTCTGCTTCGAACTTCGCCAGCTTGGCTCCGATATCGGCCCACTCTGCAGCGAGCTGGGTCCGGGCACTGAGCAGTTCTGAAGGACTCAACTCAGTTTCTTTGGGAAGGCTGGGACTGCCACCTCG
It contains:
- a CDS encoding glycosyltransferase family 4 protein — protein: MRILIIHQNFPGQFRHVAQAWSQQPGWQVLGIGRDTAPGLPGVQCLKYKPHRGVNKGQHHYLRKMEDAVLHGQAVARILLDLKTKGFTPDVILAHPGWGETLYAKDVFPDTRLVHFAEWFYNSHGADIGFDPEFPVTFDDLTRIRSWNALHLLNLENCDAAISPTHWQKAQHPTVYQSKITIAHEGIDTDNLGPDPSAQFRLPGGHVLKAGDPVITYVARNLEPYRGFHSFMRALPKIQAEHKQCHTVIVGGDDVSYGNKPKDAAHWRDRMLKEVASSLDPTRTHFLGKLPYADYKRILQVSATHVYLTYPFVLSWSMLEAMASGCLVIGSNTAPVREVLKDAESGRLVNFADQRAIAESAVQAISDPARFAETRLAAAKQAKHNFSRQRGLQSFAELVLPRVATEPCLESRLARRRNGERLCSEISGRSTNAEKAEFGSTGCGLAEVINSPRCEARSLDANWAAAGLMEGAFRK
- a CDS encoding HlyD family type I secretion periplasmic adaptor subunit, with amino-acid sequence MSTASVPTSTSPAAAPPSHPLVELWRHYAAVFKAAWAVRHELAGSKRLADEVAFLPAALSLQETPVHPAPRRAAIAICALFVIALLWACLGQIDIVAVAQGRIVVSQRTKTLQPLETSVVKAIHVKDGDKVQAGQLLVELDATNSKADGKRVDQERGAAVGDSLRAQALLQSLERGGSPSLPKETELSPSELLSARTQLAAEWADIGAKLAKFEAEIARRKAEIATAAQLLNKLDSTLPLARQRETDYKALSDQGYVAGHAGQDRTRERIEMERDQATAQARAREAQAALSESEFARSAYRAEMLRNLRDRLAQSELKSGQLGEEAVKAKQRSALTELRAPVAGTVQQLAIHTAGGVVTPAQVLLVVVPDDAAVTAEVTIDNKDVGFVSAGQEVEIKLETFPFTRYGTVHAEVVTISADAVNDEKRGAIFPAVLSLQQTSINVDGKTIKLTPGMNLTAEIKTGKRRVIEYLLNPVQKHLGESLKER